The following is a genomic window from Ignavibacteria bacterium.
TCTTTCTTCGAATGTTAACGTATAGCAAGAAATGTGGGGAGTTTTATAAGCAATTATTTTATCCAGAGATTTTTTAACATCTGAAAATTTTTGTCCGGGAAGAGAGTATATTATATCTGCGCTTATGTTTTTAAAAACACCCATGCAATCTGAAAGAACTTTCTCGGCATCAGCACCTGTGTGATTCCGTGTAAGAAATTTTAAATCCTCATCATTGAATGATTGAATTCCCAAGCTAATGCGGTTGATGCCTGCAGATTTGTATTCGGAAATGTTTTTGTTTAATAAATCTTCGGGGTTTGCCTCAAGTGTAATCTCCGAATTTTCAGCAATTGAAAATTTATTTTTTATGAAAGTAATAATGCTTGAAATTTTTTCAGGGGATAGAAGGGAAGGAGTGCCTCCGCCGAAATATATGGAATCAAACTTTATATCTTTTAACTGCTCCGAATAAAGAAAAATTTCTTTTTCGAGAGCGGTTAAAAAATTATTGATTAACTTCAGATTTGTTGTGAAAAAGAAATCACAATAATTACATCGTTTTTCGCAAAAGGGAATATGTATGTAAATACCTGACATTCACGTAAATTCTTAATGAATGAACATTCCTATCCTATCCCAGCGGGTAGTCCCGAGCAATTTAAAGAAATCGCTGAATGGAATAGCAGGGTCCCAGCTCCAGTAAATCATTAATGCTTCACCGACGATGTTTTCAGTCGGCATAAAGCCCCAATATCTGCTGTCGAGTGAGTTATTGCGGTTATCACCCATCATAAACAAATAATCTCTCTGAACTTCATACTGACCATTCGGTAACTCCTGACCGTTAACAAAAACTTTATCTCCTCTTAACTGAATTTCATTTCCTTCTTTCATTACAAAATACTTCCACGTATCAAAATTCATAACATTAATTTCAATCATTTGTCCTTTTTTCGGAACGGTTATAGGTCCATAATTGTCTTC
Proteins encoded in this region:
- the hemW gene encoding radical SAM family heme chaperone HemW; this encodes MSGIYIHIPFCEKRCNYCDFFFTTNLKLINNFLTALEKEIFLYSEQLKDIKFDSIYFGGGTPSLLSPEKISSIITFIKNKFSIAENSEITLEANPEDLLNKNISEYKSAGINRISLGIQSFNDEDLKFLTRNHTGADAEKVLSDCMGVFKNISADIIYSLPGQKFSDVKKSLDKIIAYKTPHISCYTLTFEERTVLYKDYLNKKIVKNDSETESDLYLNLSKYLSDGGYEHYEVSSYSKPGFKAKHNSKYWTLENYLGLGPGAHSYLNKVRKNNVKNVSEYCKLLAEENLPLDELEKEKKSEGLTYKSEFIMLSLRSSGINLNDYEEKFNESFFEIHKEFIGSLVKNEYALLNNEHLRLTDKGYALADEITAKFL